The window GAGAAGATTATACATTATTTAGCTATTTCCTAGCTGTGTGAGATAGAAAGCATGAGCTTCGTtgaaagagggaaaatgagCCAATAGGTACTCTGATCAAGGATTTCATTTTGGctgttcttttttcccctcattcatACAGTAACATGAAAAAAGCCCTTGCAATTGAGGCATAGTGTTATAACAAAGAGAGGCAGggattttgctttttcttacACTTCCTATACCTGAAGTTGCACTTGGGAGCTGGACGATTTGAAAATCTACAGACCTGCTGGCCCGTACTGTGGTGAATATTGATTTGAAGAGGCCATAATGATATTCAGAGGTGATGTTCAAGGATTCTGCATTCCTGTTTCCGATGAAAAATCCCAGGTCATAAGCCCCTAACATCGGGGCACGTCACAACAGTGCAAGAATTAAGATCCAAAGCCAGTGATCAGCATTTAAACTTGTCTCCTGCTCCAGTAAAAGACAGCAGCCACTAAAATATAtagtgtttcctgtttgtttgtttgtttgtttgtttgtttgtttgtttgtttgtttgtttgtttgtttgtttgtttgtttgttcgtttgttcgTTTGTTCGTTCATTTGACTCATGCTCCAGTCATGAGATATCCAGCATATCAAGGTAGctcacatttttttgtgatactATGTGAAGGAAAACCCTTATAATTACAAGGGGGAGTTGTAAATGCTGATGAACAGCACTTCTATTGATGCAGTGTTGTCTGCTTAGTATGCTATCCTCCTGGCACACATGCAGGTACATTTTCAACTACATCAGAATTCTCCATCAAGTCATTTAGGTTTTTATTAGGTGCAACACTGAAAAAGGGTTGATGATTCAGTCATGCTGTCATAAATGGTTCAGTGGGTCTGCTCAGGCCTTCAACAAGGACCTCAATATTTGAGGACCTTTCCTCTATAGAGGACTCTTTGTTCTAAATATTATTAGGATTACATTTCACCAAAAACTGACGTTTTCTGTGTTGCCATGGAGTCAAGGCTGTCACCCAAGAGCTATTGCATTCTAACATTGGCAGACTCTGTAGGAAAAGGGTGGCACAGCACATAcccacattcacaaacacagatgtgttAGCTAGACGGTCCATAATAGCATCAATATTTGGTCAGGATGTTTGGACCCGGGCTACACGAGCATTTACCTGGTAAAATAGAATTTCTACCACCTCAGTCCAAATATGATCCACTTCTCAGCAGATGCTGCAGCTCAATTTGGGTTCATACAGCAGGCAGGCTGAGGACCTATTTCACTGCTTTGTCGATACCGTTTTACCATCGTGTTGCAGCATCAGTTTACCTCCTTGACACAAAAGAGCTTATTTTTGGCTGTAGCATACATCCGGCTGCCTTTCCCTGAGCAACCCTGGTGAGACGCTGCCGAGATGCTGCCATGTGTCGACCTGCGTGGAGGCATACCAAGCAGACTTCATCTCACAGGGCCGCTTTCGCTGATTTCCTGCCCAGTCGTGGATTGCAGAGGCTTTCTAACATGAGCTCCAGCATAAGTTTGGCCATCGGAAAACATATTCCCTATGACATCATTGGCCGGTTGGAATGCCGCATAAGGCTTTTCTTGGCGAATGCTGCCCCAGGGAGACCATAGATATCCTCTCCTACAGTATACTGCTACTGctgtgcatgcatgtctgtCTCCATAGCTGGGGGTTGTTGTGTAGTGAGCTACCTCTATTAGGTACAAATCCAcccactggtgtgtgtgtgggtgtgtgctgTCAGTCTGTTCTGTTCTCTGAGGGCGAAAAGACCTGCTCAGAGGTAGTAAACGAACATTTGATTGACTAAGGAGGGGATTATGGTTAATGCAACAGTAGATTATCTGCTGTCTTGTTTATTTGTGGCCCTCCCAAGTCGTCTCAGAATAATGAACAGCCCAACCTGGAAGATAATGATTTTCTGGGGGTGTGACATTTAAAGATGAAGTACATGATTGATGAATGCATTGATTGATTATCTACTTATTTGTTCATGTACCTCATGACTGCAACCTGTTATGCAAATCTCCATGGAACACCcataattaaatgcaaattagaGAGACGGCAGCAGATATTTCCTGGCCCATTTCAGTAGCGAGAGACTGTCCTTTCGTCCTCACAGAACAAATTTTGTAGGGATTACCATTGCAACCATTCTCTTCACGTTTGGCTGAGTTTTCAACGGTGAAAAAAGCCCCATCTCCACAGAGTGAATCAATATCACGTCTTCAGCGCCATTCGAGTCTGGAAGTAGCAGGTCCTCTCCGCCTCATTTCACATCCAGAGGCCGCGCCATTCAGAGTCAGAGCAGAAGGTGGTTGCCACACCAACATGAACCTACTCGTGTACACCTCAGCTTTTGTAGACTATACTCTGatacgcatgcacacacacataaaagtaGATATTAAACTTTCCACACGGGTACTTGGAAACCACTACACATAGCGTTGCAGCACTGCTTGACACTGAAGTCATCTGCCATCTTAGGAGAGTCATGCCTATTTAATAATGACTCCACATTTCATTTCTCACCAGCTCAGATCTCTGCACCACTGCAACCTAGACTATACTCCAGCAAATGGGGCTCTTTTGTGACTTGGTGAAGTTGTCACATGTAAAACTGGGTTGAAAAGACACTGATTCATTGCTGCATGATCATTAGTATTTCTCAAATGTCACACCTAGCATCCTTCCTCCAATTATATCTTTTCTCCCATTGGTATTATGAGCAATTTTAATGCAACCTCTTTCTTGCCTTCTTGTTGGGCTCTGATACTTTTTACCCACCTGTCAAAATGCAACTTTTGTCAGCGGATGCCAACAGGCTTCCTCAACTCCACTTCTCACGTTAAAAACATGGCCCACATGGCAGCATGTCACTCCCGTcctgtctgatgttttttttactctttcctCATACTCCAACTGTCAGGGTTATTACGCCGTGAATTGTGTGTCACAGCTCCGGTGCAACAGAGGCTTTTGAAGCATGAAGGCACTCAGTTGGCAGGCTCTTTGCTGAGGCAGGATTTTTATGCAAACTCTCCAAGACACAACATCGACAGTGTAGGCATTACCAGCAAACCACAGAAAGCTATAATCATAAATCAGCCattcttttctgtatttaaagGTTAGCATTTGGATTTTTACTACAGTTGTGGGATTGGATCTCTTGGTTCTGTGTTTGATTGGATTGGTGTTAATTTCTGTGTGCTGTAATGGGACATCCAGAGGGCTGAATATTGCATGTTTAACCAACATGACACTAAATTTCAGTTCTAAATATAATCACAGCTAATGTCACTCTTGCTCTGGAAAATTGTGTGTTACACCTGCAGAgctgtgatctgatcttcactttttatgttttatgacatgCTATATCCCTGACAAGGTCTCAGGATTCATCAAATGGATCCCTTTTTATCCCCCATCTCAGTTGTGtcataagtaaaagtagcagcagagagagcagagagaaaatcaaTAGCAAGGCATAGCACATCCTCACTGAGGCACTGGGCCCAATCATCCCTTCCACTTGGCGATATGATCCTGGGAGATATCAGTCTAATTCTGATGAGGCCTTGGACTGCCCATCTAGACCTTCATCCCtctgtacacaaacataaaaggaCTGGTATTATCATATCAAAAAAGTATGAGCAGGGGAGAAGGGGCTAAAAAGGAAAGCTGTCACAAAAATCATACAAGATTACGATGGATGCTTCAATCTCAAGTCTGCAGGTAACTAATTAGTTTAATGTCCAATTGCAAAGCATTTATTGTTTGTTCAGGCATTGAGTCGCTTAGATTTCTGCTCAGAATTTGGACTCTGTAGTCTTAGCTGTGTGCTGGTAGTGATAGTGTTTCAAATCTAGTGGAAAAGCTTTAACTTTATAGAGCAGAATCCCTTTTTAAAGAGGGATTTTTCATTGCACGATTAATTACCCAGCTGCAAAAGTTACACCTTGATAAAGATGATACAACCCACAATCACAGATTTCATGGTTTgcattctttaaatgttttataaatagTTTGCCCTTGTCTTTATCGCTCTCTTTGCTTTGATCTTTTTTAGGAGTATTAACCTGACTGAAAAGCCAAATGGAGTCTCTCCTGGTTTATCTTATAGTTCTCGGTGTGGCTGTGAAGGCCCACAAAGTTCAAATCTGCCCGAAACGCTGTGTCTGCCAGATGCTTAACCCCAACCTGGCGACTTTGTGCGATAAAAAGGGCCTGCTGTTTGTGCCCCCAAACATTGACAGGCACACGGTGGAAATGCGTCTTGGGGATAATTTTGTAACCAGCATCAAACGCAAAGATTTCGCAAACATGACTAAGCTGGTAGACCTGACCCTCTCTCGGAACACCATCGGCGCCATCACGCCTCATGCTTTCAGAGACCTAGAGAACCTACGAGCTCTTCACCTCGACAGCAACCGGCTAACCCGCATCACCAATGATACCTTCAGTGGCATGTCCAAGCTGCACCACCTCATCCTCAACAACAACCAGCTCACCCACATCCAGATTGGGGCCTTCAATGACCTCACGGCACTGGAAGAACTGGACTTATCCTACAACAACTTGGAAAGCGCCCCATGGGTGGCCATTCAGAGGATGTCCAATCTCCACACCCTCAATTTGGACCACAACATGCTCAGCTATATCCCAGAGGGCACCTTCTCTGGGCTGCAGAAGCTCAAAAGGCTGGATGTGACCTCCAACAAGCTCCAGAAGCTTCCTCCTGACCCTATCTTCCAAAGAGCAGGGGTCCTGGCCACCTCTGGAATAATGGGACCTTCATCATTTGCATTGAGCTTTGGAGGGAACCCTCTGAGGTGTAACTGTGAGCTACTTTGGCTGCGGAGGTTACGGAGGGAGGATGATCTTGAGACCTGTGCTTCACCACAACACCTTGCTGGACGCTATTTCTGGACAGTTTCAGAGGAAGAGTTCCTCTGTGAGCCTCCTCTCATCACCAGGCACTCTCAGGTATAACCTCTGAATCGAACTGTGCACTGTTAAGACTTAAGACATAAGACTTGCTGCTGTTACACTCTCTGAGCCAGACATTGGATTCTGCCTCGGTTAATCCAAAATGGTACTTTGTGCTTTCTTTGACTGTCACACAAAATATTAGCTTTGTCAGCCAGAGGAGTTTTACAAGACTTGTGGGACTCATCTGGGCCACACAGCTAACTGAATATTGTGAAATATCTAGGACTTactcaaaaaatgtaatcaaactgTGGCCTGTGGAGAGTTTTTAGAGAAGTTCCTTAGCACGATTTTCagttatcattttaataaagcTATTTGCAGGTTTATGATGGATCCATGGAGAAACTCTTATTACATGGCAAAAGCTTACAGTGATTTAGCCCTTGATTcatgcattcacacaaaatTATCTGATCAAATCTTTGCGAAATAACTACAGCTATATCATGTCATTTACATTGAGCAGACCTCTTTTGCATAATTGCAGGGATAATTATCTTTGTCTTGGACTCATACGCACTGAAATGTGTAATGCTAATTCAATACTGTGACAATGGGAATAAgcaaataaagctttaaaacacaatattatCAATAAAACCATTAATTATAACATGTTAGTTATTCTGACTGTCTTGGTAGAGCCAAAGGATTATGTCCAAAATTGTCcaaagtttttcagttttaggaTGTAGTGCATTATTctaatcagtgtgtgtgtgtgtgtgtgtgtgtgtgtgtgtgtgtgtgtgtgtgtgtgtgtgtgtgtgtgtgtgtgtgtgtgtgtgtgtgtgtgtgtgtgtttaaaatatgCTGAAGTCCTCCCACTAACTGCGTTGCCTCCCTTTGCCTCAGGAGCTGCGAGCTTTGGAGGGTCAGAGTGTGAGTCTGCGCTGTAAGGCCAGGGGCGACCCTGACCCCATTATCCACTGGATCGCCCCTGATGGACGCCTTATGTCCAACTCCTCGAGGGCCATGGTCCACACAGACGGCACATTGGACATCCTCATCAGCACTGTCAAGGACTCTGGTCTGTTTACACCCCCGGTGGCTGTGCTTGTGTTATTGACTGAACAAAATTAGTTGTTTGCTTGTGTACGCAGAAGCCTAAGGACTGAAGTATTTGTCTGCACCAGGTGATAAAGTTTAGCCTTTGGAAGAGTGTTGGATCACACAATGATTAAAGtcacagtggcatgaaaagtgACCTTTTCACCTTGATGACTGACCTTTATGATTTAGTGGTTAAATCATCACATTCTTGAAAAATTCCACCTAGAAGAAactgttcaacattttaggaaatacacttatttgctgtCTTGTCAATAGTTTGGTGAGAGGATCGATTTCATTCTCATTTCTGAAGTTAAAATATAAAGCTGGATCcagcagctgattagcttagcttagcataaagaaaatgggggaaaaaagctctGTCCTAATTGCAGAGATGACACATTATGGTTTTTGCAGCAGGTTATATGGCAGACAATTTCTTTGGCctggagcagtgacttcctggagtctctgctggttgacTGGCAACCTAACGATGATGACAATcatccaggaagtcactgcacctggccaagaaatagtcagtCAGATAACTTCCTGTAAAACCAGATGTTcccatttttacacttcacttttttatggattaaacaaatgagaaatagtatgttaattaacatgttaattagagGTTAATTAGGCTTTTGAGGTCCTGGTAGGCAGagtttgttacttttggacaaagtcaggctagctgtttccctctctttccaatctttatgctaagctaagctaactgactaCTGACTGTAGTCTTAGTATGTGTTCAGTGAGAATGCAAACTAAATTTAGAGGAAGtgcaaatgcaaacaaagtCAAAGGAAAGACACATTTAGACACAAAGTCTCCCAGGGTATTGTGAACCAATGTGAAGACACGTCTGTGtgatctgaaaatgtttcagcttgAGCGAAAATTTGCGTTTATCCTGGGGCTGTATGAGTCTGattcataaacatacagagattagtgagaaaaaggagagactgGAGGGACACAACAGAAAGAACTGGAGTTTCTGGTAAGTTCTGAGTTCGGTCAGGGGCTGAggtgaacacaaaaacacacacacaaacacattcccACAGACAGGGTTGGTACGTCCTTTGCCTACTAGCTTACAGTTGGTCCACTGGCTGTTTGGGTGATATAAACACAAACGACCCAGCGGTGAAATACAGGCAAATGATGCAAggcaaaaacacattacattttctgtctgaacacttttactgtatattagacACATATCAGCGTGAAATTgattctcatctaactctcagcaagaaagcaaatacataTTTTCCGAGATGTTAAACTTTTccttaaaaaatgattaactgTGATTAAAGTTGTTTTACTCGTAGATTCAATGCTTGTGCTCATAACCATAGTAAATATTAGGTAGAATActaattttattactttttgctCCAGGCACCTTCACCTGTGTGGCCTCCAACCCGGCTGGTGAGGCCCAGCAGACGGTGGATCTGGTCATTGCTAAACTCCCTCATATCACCAACAACACAATTGCAGAGCAGGAGCCTGACCCCGGATCATCAGATATCGCCACAGTGACCAAGACAGGGGCAGAGGCAGGAGGGGTGCCTCTGGGGAATGCGAAGACAAACCAGGAGAAAAAAGTAGTAATTGCTGAGGCCACATCTACCTCAGCCCTGGTCAAGTTTAACTTCCAGAGGAGTATTCCTGGAATCCGCATGTTCCAGATCCAATATAATGGAACATATGATGATTCGCTGGTATACCGGTAAACAGATATTACTTGACCTGGATTAATACAAAGTATGAAAtcttaaattgaaaaaataaaagctccTTTTCCTTAAACACTGTTTAAATAACGCAATTCAATTTAGTAAACAAACtttaaatctgaatctgaatgtaTGCAAATAACCTTAAGCCGACTGGACTCATTCCAATCTCTTGACCCTTGTTTTACCTTTTTAGTCTACTTTGAATGCTTAAATCCCTTTGGAACTGGACCTGGCTGTCGACATGATTATTTGTGGTGTCTATTAATCCTATCAGGAAGACAGACTAATGCACTGTATCTGACTTCTCATTCTTCAACTCATAATCCCCCGTCGCCGGAGTGTATCATTAACTATGTGCAAAACCTTGATAATGCTTgatcaacaaaatcaaaacagaatgTCAGCACTAAACTGCGGACTGATAGGAAGATGAAAGAGTAGTCAGTCGGTGTTGTACAAAAAGAGGCTTCGCAACTGCCCATTTGAGAAACTGGCGTACATAGc is drawn from Xiphias gladius isolate SHS-SW01 ecotype Sanya breed wild chromosome 4, ASM1685928v1, whole genome shotgun sequence and contains these coding sequences:
- the lrfn5b gene encoding leucine-rich repeat and fibronectin type-III domain-containing protein 5 — encoded protein: MESLLVYLIVLGVAVKAHKVQICPKRCVCQMLNPNLATLCDKKGLLFVPPNIDRHTVEMRLGDNFVTSIKRKDFANMTKLVDLTLSRNTIGAITPHAFRDLENLRALHLDSNRLTRITNDTFSGMSKLHHLILNNNQLTHIQIGAFNDLTALEELDLSYNNLESAPWVAIQRMSNLHTLNLDHNMLSYIPEGTFSGLQKLKRLDVTSNKLQKLPPDPIFQRAGVLATSGIMGPSSFALSFGGNPLRCNCELLWLRRLRREDDLETCASPQHLAGRYFWTVSEEEFLCEPPLITRHSQELRALEGQSVSLRCKARGDPDPIIHWIAPDGRLMSNSSRAMVHTDGTLDILISTVKDSGTFTCVASNPAGEAQQTVDLVIAKLPHITNNTIAEQEPDPGSSDIATVTKTGAEAGGVPLGNAKTNQEKKVVIAEATSTSALVKFNFQRSIPGIRMFQIQYNGTYDDSLVYRMIPPTSKNILVNNLAAGTHYDLCVLAIYDDQVTSLTATRVIGCVHFTTEPQYLRCHFMQSQFLGGTIVVIIGGIIVASVLAFIIFLIVRYRVCNQGDADKALEMGDIRSLSSDGQLQGCGIPKSLSKQVLRPEKNDKDCLRVALPPPEAAKQRPPVVVATTKPSVPDCTVSTSAASHSWHPASPGALRPKRSSAPPKASEARRAEAQADVELDNMNRNNSSEVKMTTTVALAVPGQPTKWTAVPRGLRPQQVPRHYMTVPTGGVRVNRRHSLNADSYRERCYVAYAKTGASLRSKRSLSMSGELPQLESTTNIHRARDKLSRSEWLLESTL